A stretch of Gymnodinialimonas phycosphaerae DNA encodes these proteins:
- a CDS encoding heme biosynthesis protein HemY has protein sequence MLLWSLLKIMIFIAIVVGVVFGIDYLTGMDNLGLLIITGREFVITPFLAVVGALVLLLAVWILFKVVGLLVATLRFLNGDETAVSRYFDRRSERKGYEALGEGMMALAAGEGRLAIRKAERAGKYLGRPELTNLVVAQGAQMVGDDALATETFKAMVADDRTRFVGVRGLMQQKLDAGDTDTALKLAEKALALRPKNADVQTTLISLQSRNEDWAGARGTLAAALKAGNVPRDLHRRRDAVLALAHARDAMAEGQVVTATRDVAEANRLAPGLVPAAVMAARIDVEAGRKRHAVKVIRKAWDQAPHPDLAAAFALIEPDETPALRLRRFRPLLGKHPGHPEVRMLEAELHIANEDFPAARKALGDLAETAPTARSLTIMAAVERGEGSPDRVVRGWLARAVTAPRGNQWMCSSCGHVHEDWTPVCANCESFDTLEWAEARQSQASLVGPTQMLPLIVGALEDQSDADEAEVVAEDIPEAENITPAEPEDAEVTEDAETEAQVSRN, from the coding sequence ATGCTCCTCTGGTCGCTGCTAAAAATCATGATCTTCATCGCCATCGTCGTGGGGGTCGTCTTTGGGATCGATTACCTGACCGGGATGGACAACCTCGGCCTGTTGATCATCACGGGGCGAGAGTTCGTGATCACGCCGTTCCTCGCGGTGGTCGGCGCGTTGGTCCTGCTGCTGGCGGTCTGGATCCTGTTCAAGGTCGTCGGCCTTCTGGTAGCCACGCTGCGGTTTCTGAACGGCGACGAAACGGCGGTCAGCCGCTACTTCGACCGCCGGTCCGAGCGGAAGGGCTATGAGGCGTTGGGCGAAGGCATGATGGCGCTGGCGGCGGGCGAAGGCCGGTTGGCGATCCGCAAGGCGGAGCGGGCGGGCAAGTACCTGGGCCGGCCCGAGTTAACGAACTTGGTGGTGGCACAGGGCGCGCAGATGGTTGGCGACGATGCACTGGCGACCGAAACGTTCAAGGCCATGGTCGCCGATGACCGCACCCGCTTTGTCGGTGTGCGCGGGTTGATGCAGCAGAAGCTGGACGCGGGCGACACCGACACGGCCCTGAAGCTGGCCGAGAAGGCGCTGGCGCTGCGTCCGAAGAACGCGGATGTGCAGACGACGCTGATCTCCCTGCAATCACGCAATGAGGATTGGGCAGGCGCACGCGGCACGCTTGCCGCCGCCCTGAAAGCGGGCAATGTGCCCCGCGACCTGCACCGCCGCCGCGACGCGGTGCTGGCGCTGGCACATGCCCGCGACGCCATGGCCGAAGGTCAGGTCGTCACCGCCACGCGCGATGTGGCCGAGGCCAACCGACTGGCCCCCGGCCTTGTGCCCGCCGCCGTGATGGCGGCCCGCATCGACGTTGAGGCCGGGCGCAAACGCCATGCGGTGAAGGTGATCCGCAAGGCCTGGGATCAGGCCCCGCACCCGGACCTTGCCGCCGCCTTCGCGCTGATCGAGCCCGATGAAACCCCGGCCCTGCGCCTGCGCCGCTTCCGCCCGCTTCTGGGCAAGCACCCCGGCCACCCCGAGGTGCGGATGCTGGAGGCCGAGTTGCATATCGCCAACGAGGATTTCCCCGCGGCCCGCAAGGCGCTGGGTGATCTGGCCGAAACCGCACCCACGGCACGCTCGCTTACGATCATGGCAGCGGTCGAGCGCGGCGAAGGCTCGCCGGATCGCGTTGTGCGCGGCTGGCTTGCCCGCGCCGTCACCGCCCCACGCGGGAACCAGTGGATGTGCTCGAGCTGCGGCCATGTGCACGAAGACTGGACCCCCGTCTGCGCCAACTGCGAAAGCTTCGATACGCTGGAATGGGCCGAGGCACGCCAGTCCCAGGCCTCCCTCGTCGGCCCCACCCAGATGCTGCCCCTGATCGTGGGCGCCTTGGAGGACCAGAGTGACGCGGATGAGGCCGAGGTCGTCGCGGAAGACATTCCCGAAGCCGAGAATATCACGCCCGCCGAACCGGAAGACGCTGAAGTCACTGAGGACGCGGAAACCGAGGCGCAGGTTTCGCGAAATTAG
- a CDS encoding YciI family protein: MLCALIATDKPGHLQTRLDNRDAHLAYARDSGKLVMAGPFIDADGQMSGTLLVIEVETMQDAYDFADNDPYAKAGLFEKVRIEQWNKVIG, encoded by the coding sequence ATGCTTTGCGCTCTGATCGCCACCGATAAACCCGGCCACCTGCAAACCCGCCTCGATAACCGCGACGCGCACCTGGCCTATGCCCGGGACAGCGGCAAGCTGGTGATGGCGGGGCCGTTCATCGATGCCGATGGCCAGATGTCCGGGACGCTGCTGGTGATCGAGGTCGAGACGATGCAGGACGCCTATGACTTTGCCGATAACGACCCCTATGCCAAGGCTGGCCTGTTCGAGAAAGTCCGGATCGAGCAATGGAATAAGGTGATCGGCTGA
- a CDS encoding hydroxypyruvate isomerase family protein: MTAFSANLGFLWTDRLLPDAIHAAKAAGFDAVECHWPFDVDPADVAAALQETGLPMLGLNTRRGDVAGGENGLAALPGREDEARAAIDEALDYATRIGAGAVHVMAGFAEGHEARDTFIKALHHACEGAAKRDLVILIEPLNRFDAPGYFLGTTDLAAEIIAEVAAPNLRLMFDCYHVGRTEGDVIGRLRALYPLIGHIQFASVPDRGAPDHGDLGYAGVFAEIAALGWSQPLGAEYKPGGPTEDTLGWMRTLG; this comes from the coding sequence ATGACAGCGTTTTCGGCCAACCTTGGATTCCTGTGGACCGACCGCCTGTTGCCCGATGCCATCCATGCGGCGAAGGCCGCGGGGTTCGACGCGGTCGAATGCCATTGGCCGTTTGACGTGGACCCGGCAGACGTGGCCGCCGCCCTGCAAGAGACCGGGCTGCCGATGTTGGGTCTTAACACACGGCGCGGTGATGTGGCGGGGGGCGAGAACGGCCTTGCCGCCCTGCCCGGCCGCGAGGACGAGGCCCGCGCGGCCATCGATGAAGCGCTGGACTATGCCACACGGATCGGCGCGGGGGCGGTCCATGTCATGGCAGGATTTGCCGAGGGGCACGAGGCGCGAGACACCTTCATCAAGGCTTTGCATCATGCCTGCGAGGGGGCGGCCAAGCGCGATCTGGTGATCCTGATCGAGCCCCTGAACCGGTTCGATGCGCCGGGATATTTCCTTGGCACGACAGATCTCGCCGCCGAGATCATCGCAGAGGTCGCCGCCCCCAACCTGCGGCTGATGTTCGATTGTTACCACGTGGGCCGAACCGAGGGCGATGTGATCGGACGCTTGCGCGCGCTCTACCCGCTGATCGGGCACATCCAGTTCGCCTCTGTCCCGGATCGCGGCGCGCCCGACCATGGGGACCTCGGTTATGCCGGGGTTTTCGCCGAGATCGCCGCCCTGGGCTGGAGCCAGCCCCTTGGGGCGGAATACAAGCCCGGCGGCCCGACGGAGGATACGCTTGGGTGGATGCGCACGCTTGGGTAG
- a CDS encoding uroporphyrinogen-III synthase, translating to MQVHQTPTLLLTRPRPASERFAKGLDGANVVIAPLMEIVGTGAEITLGGVAGLILTSEAVVPFLPPTTLPAFCVGPRTAAAARAVGLQAEVAGADAEGLIQTLADRRPDGRLLHLHGTHTRGDIVGRLCDLGLHATGLAVYDQRELAPGPAFHDALTRPDLIVPLFSPRSAKLFAHAAQGLRADTKIIALSQAVADALPHAMGAHAMIAPAPTGDAMGEMMASLGVKRNSP from the coding sequence ATGCAAGTCCACCAAACCCCCACGCTTCTGCTGACCCGCCCGCGCCCGGCATCCGAGAGGTTTGCCAAGGGCTTGGACGGCGCAAATGTGGTGATCGCCCCCCTGATGGAGATCGTCGGCACGGGCGCCGAGATCACGCTGGGGGGCGTGGCGGGGCTGATCCTGACGTCCGAGGCCGTGGTGCCTTTCCTGCCGCCTACCACCCTGCCCGCGTTTTGCGTCGGTCCCCGGACCGCCGCCGCCGCCCGCGCGGTGGGGCTACAGGCGGAGGTCGCAGGCGCGGACGCCGAGGGGCTTATCCAAACGCTGGCGGATCGTCGCCCCGACGGACGCCTGCTGCATCTTCACGGCACCCATACGCGGGGCGATATCGTGGGGCGGCTGTGCGATCTTGGCCTGCACGCCACGGGCCTTGCCGTCTATGACCAGCGCGAGCTCGCCCCCGGCCCCGCCTTCCATGATGCCCTGACCCGTCCCGACCTGATCGTGCCGCTGTTCTCGCCACGCAGTGCCAAGCTGTTCGCCCACGCCGCGCAAGGCCTGCGCGCGGACACGAAAATCATCGCACTCAGCCAGGCCGTGGCGGACGCGCTGCCGCACGCCATGGGGGCGCATGCAATGATCGCGCCCGCACCCACGGGCGACGCCATGGGCGAGATGATGGCGTCCTTGGGTGTGAAACGGAATTCCCCCTAG
- the tsaD gene encoding tRNA (adenosine(37)-N6)-threonylcarbamoyltransferase complex transferase subunit TsaD, with protein sequence MSLTILGIESSCDDTAAAVLRGTGGDVAILSNVVSSQTDLHAAFGGVVPEIAARAHAETVDLVVEEAIAAAGVSLRDLDAIAVTAGPGLIGGVLSGVMAAKGLALGLGKPLIGVNHLAGHALTPRLTDGLAFPYLLLLVSGGHCQFLRVEGPEAFVRLGGTIDDAPGEAFDKVARLLGLPQPGGPSVEKAARDGDAARFKLPRPLMDRPGCDLSFSGLKTAVLRVRDGLVETNGGLTEQDRADICASFQATVASVLAEKSRRALALGEVTAFAVAGGVAANQTLRLALETVTDLPFAAPPLALCTDNAAMIAYAGLLAFEGGRVDGMDLVARPRWPLDTTAAPMIGSGKKGAKA encoded by the coding sequence ATGTCCCTGACCATCCTCGGTATCGAAAGCAGTTGCGACGACACCGCCGCCGCCGTCTTGCGGGGCACGGGCGGCGACGTGGCGATCCTGTCCAACGTGGTGTCTTCGCAAACCGACCTGCACGCGGCTTTCGGTGGCGTCGTGCCCGAGATCGCCGCCCGTGCCCATGCCGAAACGGTGGACCTTGTGGTGGAGGAAGCGATTGCAGCAGCGGGCGTGTCGTTGCGCGATCTGGATGCGATTGCCGTGACCGCCGGGCCAGGCCTGATCGGTGGCGTTTTGTCCGGTGTCATGGCAGCGAAGGGACTGGCCTTGGGCTTGGGCAAGCCGTTGATCGGCGTAAACCACCTGGCGGGCCATGCCCTGACCCCGCGCCTGACCGACGGGCTGGCGTTCCCCTATCTTTTGCTGCTGGTGTCGGGCGGGCATTGCCAGTTCTTGCGGGTCGAAGGACCCGAGGCTTTCGTAAGGCTCGGCGGGACCATCGATGATGCGCCGGGAGAGGCCTTCGACAAGGTTGCGCGGCTCTTGGGCTTGCCGCAACCCGGCGGCCCTTCAGTAGAAAAAGCCGCCCGTGACGGCGATGCCGCGCGGTTCAAACTGCCGCGCCCGCTGATGGACCGCCCCGGATGCGACCTCAGCTTTTCGGGGCTGAAGACGGCGGTGTTGCGGGTCCGCGACGGGCTGGTCGAGACGAACGGAGGACTGACGGAACAGGACCGCGCCGACATCTGCGCATCGTTTCAGGCCACCGTGGCCTCCGTGCTGGCCGAGAAGTCGCGCCGGGCACTGGCCTTGGGCGAAGTCACGGCCTTTGCCGTTGCGGGCGGGGTAGCCGCGAACCAGACCCTGCGTCTGGCGCTGGAAACGGTCACGGACCTGCCCTTCGCCGCGCCGCCCCTGGCGCTTTGCACCGACAACGCCGCGATGATCGCCTACGCGGGATTGCTGGCGTTCGAGGGCGGGCGCGTGGATGGTATGGATCTTGTGGCACGGCCCCGCTGGCCGCTGGACACGACCGCGGCCCCGATGATCGGGTCGGGCAAGAAGGGGGCCAAGGCATGA
- a CDS encoding NAD(P)H-dependent glycerol-3-phosphate dehydrogenase, with amino-acid sequence MKLDVIGAGAFGTGLAIAYERAGLDVTLWARDAEALRGGQSPRLPGHPLPAGVRVTGDLRDCTAEVALIAIPTQSLAGFVASGGLTARVAVSCAKGIDRASGRGPTALLAGAAPVVAQLTGPSFAADIARGLPTALTIACADAPEGRALQDALSTPTLRLYRTEDVIGAELGGALKNVIAIAAGAVIGKGLGDSARAALVARGFAEMTRYATAKGALAETLTGLSGLGDLVLTCGSTQSRNFRFGQALATGETLPEGTTVEGLHTARQLAASPEDTPIADTVAALADGTLDIDGALSHLLSRPLKPE; translated from the coding sequence ATGAAACTGGACGTGATCGGTGCCGGGGCCTTCGGCACCGGGCTGGCGATTGCCTATGAAAGGGCGGGGCTTGATGTGACGCTTTGGGCGCGGGATGCGGAAGCGTTGCGGGGCGGTCAGAGCCCACGATTGCCGGGGCATCCGCTGCCTGCGGGCGTGCGCGTAACCGGCGATCTGCGCGACTGCACGGCAGAGGTCGCGCTGATCGCGATCCCGACCCAGAGCCTCGCGGGCTTCGTGGCGTCCGGTGGGTTGACGGCCCGCGTGGCCGTTTCGTGTGCCAAGGGAATTGACCGCGCCTCGGGCCGTGGACCCACGGCGCTGCTCGCCGGTGCCGCGCCTGTTGTGGCGCAGCTTACGGGGCCCAGTTTCGCGGCGGACATCGCGCGCGGCTTGCCCACGGCCCTGACGATTGCCTGCGCCGACGCACCCGAGGGAAGGGCGTTGCAGGACGCGTTGAGCACGCCCACCCTGCGGCTCTACCGTACCGAGGACGTGATCGGGGCAGAGCTTGGCGGGGCGCTGAAAAACGTCATCGCCATCGCAGCGGGAGCGGTGATCGGAAAAGGGCTTGGCGACAGTGCCCGTGCTGCCTTGGTCGCCCGCGGATTTGCCGAGATGACGCGCTACGCCACGGCGAAGGGGGCCTTGGCGGAAACGCTCACCGGGCTGTCCGGCCTTGGGGACCTGGTGTTGACCTGCGGCTCGACCCAATCGCGCAACTTCCGCTTTGGGCAGGCGCTGGCCACCGGCGAAACCCTGCCCGAAGGCACCACGGTTGAGGGCCTGCACACCGCGCGGCAACTGGCCGCCTCCCCCGAAGACACCCCCATCGCCGACACGGTCGCGGCGCTTGCCGATGGCACCCTCGACATCGACGGCGCGCTCAGCCACCTTTTGTCCCGACCCCTCAAACCGGAGTAA
- a CDS encoding COG4223 family protein — protein sequence MAKKSSTRSGRQKSQDDSVAPESVTAETVGGSGDMGGDTVVLGDDTLGEDAVAAEPEASDRVTIEPGDTTAAEADVEDPAQDPAQTEIVDGETVEEAPEDTRAEEPAPVPAPTPAPIIEKRGPGFGALLLGGVVAAALGYGAAYFGLVGSNDTSATDTALAEATASIEAQQSTIAALQAEVAALASVEPPVIPEVDLSGVEGAIAGVANDVAGVGTTIEALTGRIVALEERPIFTGEVSADTAAMTEAVQALEARMAAEQAAAAEAVAQAAAAQAEAAAEAQAAAEAAEAAIAEAEAQAAAEAAAAQTEAALSRVRAAMAAGGPFADALAELPGEAPAALAAAAETGVPTLEDLAAAFPGAARAALPIALRETAGDSATDRAAAFLLGQIGGRSVEPREGTDPDAVLSRAEAAVAAGDLDTALSEIAALPEGAQAMLDDWVDQVETRVAADAALAELSATLEN from the coding sequence ATGGCGAAAAAATCGTCGACCCGTTCGGGACGTCAGAAATCCCAAGACGACAGCGTGGCGCCCGAAAGCGTGACGGCGGAAACTGTGGGCGGTTCAGGCGATATGGGCGGCGATACCGTCGTTCTGGGCGATGATACCCTGGGCGAAGATGCCGTCGCGGCGGAGCCCGAGGCAAGCGATCGCGTGACGATCGAGCCCGGCGACACGACCGCCGCCGAAGCGGACGTCGAAGACCCTGCCCAAGACCCGGCGCAGACAGAGATTGTCGACGGAGAAACGGTCGAAGAGGCCCCCGAAGATACCCGGGCCGAAGAGCCCGCGCCTGTGCCTGCCCCCACGCCTGCGCCCATCATCGAGAAACGCGGCCCCGGTTTCGGCGCGCTGTTGCTGGGGGGCGTCGTGGCGGCTGCCCTTGGGTACGGCGCGGCCTATTTCGGCCTAGTGGGCAGCAATGACACCTCTGCCACCGATACGGCCCTGGCCGAAGCCACGGCCTCGATTGAAGCACAGCAAAGCACGATTGCGGCGTTGCAGGCCGAGGTGGCCGCCCTTGCGTCGGTGGAACCGCCGGTCATCCCCGAAGTGGACCTTTCTGGCGTTGAAGGCGCAATTGCGGGCGTGGCCAACGATGTGGCAGGCGTCGGCACCACGATCGAGGCCCTCACAGGCCGGATCGTCGCTTTGGAAGAACGCCCGATCTTCACCGGCGAAGTCTCGGCTGATACCGCCGCGATGACGGAAGCCGTCCAAGCGCTGGAAGCCCGCATGGCGGCCGAGCAAGCCGCCGCCGCAGAGGCCGTTGCACAAGCCGCAGCCGCGCAAGCCGAAGCCGCCGCAGAAGCACAAGCTGCGGCAGAGGCCGCCGAAGCCGCCATTGCAGAGGCAGAAGCGCAAGCCGCGGCAGAGGCCGCCGCCGCCCAGACGGAAGCCGCGCTAAGCCGTGTGCGGGCCGCCATGGCCGCCGGTGGGCCCTTTGCAGATGCGCTGGCCGAACTGCCCGGAGAGGCGCCCGCCGCGCTTGCGGCCGCCGCCGAAACCGGTGTGCCGACGCTGGAAGACCTCGCGGCCGCTTTCCCCGGCGCCGCCCGCGCCGCCCTGCCCATCGCGCTACGCGAAACGGCGGGTGACAGCGCCACGGACCGTGCCGCCGCGTTTCTTCTGGGCCAGATCGGGGGCCGTTCGGTCGAGCCGCGCGAGGGTACTGACCCCGACGCCGTGCTCAGCCGTGCCGAGGCCGCCGTCGCCGCCGGGGACCTGGACACTGCGCTGAGTGAAATCGCCGCCCTGCCCGAGGGCGCACAGGCAATGCTGGATGATTGGGTCGATCAGGTGGAAACCCGGGTCGCTGCTGATGCTGCGCTGGCGGAGCTTTCCGCCACGCTTGAAAACTAA
- the otnK gene encoding 3-oxo-tetronate kinase, giving the protein MLLGCIGDDFTGSSDLANTLAKQGMRTVQYTGVPNAAAVPEVQAGVVALKSRSIAVAEAVAQSRAALDWLLDQGCEQIFFKYCSTFDSTAEGNIGPVADALAEALTAHKVIVCPAFPGAGRSLYQGHLFVNDVLLNESGLQDHPLTPMTDPDIRRWLAPQSAHTVGHVPAADVFGGAARIADRLEEQNQAGHRLIVVDAIRDADLLEIGKAAKGLPLITGGSGVALGLPANFGCVPAPVPWTGQPGKAIALSGSCSKATRAQIVRHAQTNPTKEITAADVIDARLLPAEVAIWLLEAEGLPLAYSSADPAAVAKVQAQFGRQAASEALEHFFAEVARLCVERGVTRVITAGGETSGAIVEGLDLDALEIGPEIDPGVPALRARPDLVVALKSGNFGAEDFFTKADHILARPHV; this is encoded by the coding sequence ATGTTGCTTGGGTGTATCGGGGACGATTTCACGGGGTCTAGCGACCTGGCAAATACCTTGGCCAAGCAAGGTATGCGCACGGTTCAGTATACCGGCGTGCCGAATGCTGCCGCTGTGCCAGAGGTGCAGGCGGGCGTGGTCGCCCTGAAATCTCGGTCGATCGCGGTGGCAGAGGCCGTGGCGCAATCGCGCGCGGCGCTCGATTGGCTTCTGGACCAAGGCTGCGAGCAGATTTTCTTCAAGTATTGCTCGACCTTCGATTCCACGGCGGAGGGCAACATCGGCCCCGTGGCCGATGCCCTGGCGGAGGCGCTAACGGCCCACAAGGTGATCGTCTGTCCGGCCTTTCCGGGTGCGGGGCGGTCGCTTTATCAGGGGCACCTTTTCGTCAATGACGTGTTGTTGAATGAAAGCGGTCTGCAAGATCATCCGCTGACCCCGATGACAGACCCTGATATCCGCCGGTGGTTGGCACCCCAGAGCGCCCATACAGTTGGCCATGTCCCCGCTGCCGATGTCTTTGGCGGGGCTGCAAGGATTGCGGATCGTCTGGAGGAACAAAACCAGGCCGGGCACCGTTTGATCGTGGTGGATGCGATCCGCGACGCGGACCTGCTGGAGATCGGCAAGGCCGCCAAGGGCTTGCCCCTGATCACCGGGGGCTCGGGCGTGGCGCTGGGGCTGCCTGCGAACTTCGGCTGCGTGCCGGCCCCCGTGCCGTGGACGGGGCAGCCGGGCAAAGCGATTGCGCTGTCGGGGTCATGCTCGAAGGCCACGCGGGCGCAGATCGTGCGCCACGCGCAAACCAACCCCACCAAGGAGATCACCGCTGCCGATGTGATCGACGCGCGCCTTTTGCCTGCAGAGGTCGCCATATGGCTGTTGGAGGCAGAGGGCCTGCCGCTGGCCTACAGCTCTGCCGATCCGGCGGCCGTGGCAAAGGTGCAGGCCCAATTTGGCCGGCAAGCCGCGTCTGAGGCGTTGGAGCACTTCTTCGCCGAGGTCGCCCGCCTGTGCGTCGAAAGGGGTGTCACCCGCGTTATCACGGCCGGTGGCGAGACCTCTGGCGCCATAGTCGAGGGGCTGGACCTTGACGCGCTGGAGATCGGCCCCGAGATCGACCCCGGCGTCCCGGCCCTGCGGGCGCGCCCTGATCTGGTCGTTGCGCTCAAGTCTGGTAACTTCGGGGCAGAGGATTTCTTCACGAAAGCAGATCACATATTGGCAAGACCCCATGTCTGA
- a CDS encoding EVE domain-containing protein translates to MAYWLFKSEPSVWGWDDQVAKGDAGEEWDGVRNYQARNFMRDMAVGDRGFFYHSQSEKAVVGIVEVIAEAHPDSTTDDERWECVDIKAVKALPTPVTLDQIKSCEDLADMVLVKNSRLSVQPVSDVEWQIVCEMGGL, encoded by the coding sequence ATGGCTTACTGGCTTTTCAAATCAGAACCCTCTGTCTGGGGCTGGGACGATCAGGTCGCCAAGGGCGACGCGGGCGAGGAATGGGACGGGGTGCGCAACTATCAGGCGCGCAACTTCATGCGTGACATGGCGGTGGGCGACCGGGGGTTCTTCTATCACTCTCAGTCAGAGAAGGCAGTGGTCGGGATCGTGGAAGTGATCGCCGAGGCGCACCCCGACAGCACCACCGACGACGAGCGCTGGGAGTGCGTGGACATCAAGGCGGTGAAAGCGCTGCCCACGCCGGTGACATTGGACCAGATCAAATCGTGCGAGGATCTGGCGGATATGGTGCTTGTGAAGAATTCGCGCCTGTCTGTGCAGCCCGTCTCGGACGTCGAATGGCAGATCGTCTGTGAGATGGGCGGACTGTAA
- a CDS encoding DUF2853 family protein, whose amino-acid sequence MGKRDDLIVQYADDLRNKCGMEPDMALLEKVTKGCGPAIYDADASTVAGSQPSELETVKKNFLMKKLGLPDGPNLMEAIHSVIETYGKSERNKYRAVVYYMLTKHFGKESIYG is encoded by the coding sequence ATGGGAAAACGTGACGATCTGATCGTACAATATGCCGACGACCTGCGCAACAAGTGCGGGATGGAGCCGGATATGGCGCTGCTGGAAAAAGTGACCAAGGGCTGCGGCCCTGCGATTTACGATGCCGACGCCTCGACCGTGGCAGGCAGCCAGCCCTCCGAGCTGGAGACGGTGAAGAAGAACTTCCTGATGAAGAAACTGGGCTTGCCCGATGGGCCGAATCTGATGGAAGCCATCCATTCGGTCATCGAGACCTACGGCAAATCCGAGCGCAACAAATACCGCGCCGTTGTCTACTACATGCTGACCAAGCATTTCGGCAAAGAGAGCATCTACGGCTAG
- a CDS encoding aldolase, whose protein sequence is MSETQLREQICLLAASLFARGLTHGSTGNISARTEDGGLLVSPTGTSFGRLDPGRLSRFDAAGTLVSGDKPTKEMPLHTAFYDTRSTAGAVVHLHSCHSVAWSMMPDVNEDDFLPHLTPYAIMKLGRVKLLPFFLPGDPAMGDAVRGLAGKRSAVMLANHGPVVAGKDIEAACNAVEELEDSARLAMMMRGVQARGLTDAQVRAVVTQFDVEWDG, encoded by the coding sequence ATGTCTGAGACCCAACTGCGCGAGCAGATTTGCCTGCTGGCCGCCTCCTTGTTCGCGCGCGGACTGACCCACGGCAGCACCGGCAATATCTCGGCCCGCACGGAAGACGGCGGGCTGCTTGTCTCGCCGACGGGCACAAGTTTCGGAAGGCTTGATCCCGGACGGCTCAGCCGCTTCGACGCGGCGGGCACGCTGGTGTCGGGCGACAAGCCGACCAAGGAAATGCCGCTACACACGGCGTTCTACGACACCCGCAGCACAGCGGGCGCGGTCGTGCACCTGCATTCGTGTCACTCGGTCGCGTGGTCGATGATGCCGGACGTGAATGAAGACGATTTCCTGCCGCACCTGACGCCCTATGCGATCATGAAACTAGGGCGCGTGAAGTTGTTGCCGTTCTTTTTGCCGGGTGATCCCGCCATGGGGGACGCCGTGCGCGGGCTGGCGGGCAAACGCAGCGCCGTGATGCTGGCCAATCACGGACCTGTGGTGGCGGGCAAGGATATCGAGGCCGCGTGCAACGCGGTGGAAGAGCTGGAAGACAGCGCGCGGCTGGCAATGATGATGCGCGGCGTGCAGGCGCGCGGCCTGACGGACGCACAGGTGCGGGCCGTCGTGACGCAATTCGATGTGGAATGGGACGGATGA